The Balneola sp. genomic sequence CCCAAATCCAAAACCAGCATTACCTCTGGGGTAGTTAAGAGGGCGGAGGATGTGATTATTTTCCCTCATGTAATTAAACACTTTCCATTTATCAAAGGAATGATCCCCACCGGTAATTACATGTACACCAAGAGATAGCAGCTTTTTTATTATTTCTTCATTAATCCCATGACCTTCGTGACTGTTTTCTCCATTGGCAATTACAAAATCGGCTTCATATTTCTTTATCAAACTTGGTAGAAATGTTTCTGAAATAGATAAGCCCGGATTTCCTACAATATCGCCAATAAATAAAATGCCAATGGTTTCTGACAAAGCAGAAGGGTTTAAGAATTATGAAATTAGGATCTGATATCCTCAATTAAGCGCTCCAGCCTTGCATTAACGCGCTCAAGAATAGCCTCTTCACTTTGTTCCAGGCTAGGGGCGTTTTGGCGTACTTCAAAAAGCTCTTCTGCAATACTTAGTGCTGCCAATACCATCACTGTAGACTCAGGTTGTTTTACAAGTTGGTTACGATAAGTTTGAAACCTCTCGTCAACAAATTTGCAAATACGAAGCATAGTCTCTTCTTCATGGTCTTCAACCTTGAGAGGATATTGTTTACCAAGAATGGTAACCTTAATCGACTTCATACTCCACTGTTCAGGTGATTGTCAATTTTAGTAATTAAGCTTTGTACGTGTTGTCTTAATGCTAGGCGCTCAGACTCACTAATTGCTGAAAATATATCAGTTTGCTCACTCTGAAGATCTTCAATTTTTAGAACAAGTTTACTGTTTTCTCTTTTTAGATCACGTAATTCTTGCTTTAGTATAGTTACTTCATCATGAACTTCAGTAAGCAAGTCACCGAACCGCTCCGATTGATTTATTATTTGATTCATTAAGGTACCCCGTCATCCTCTTAATTTTGCGGAGAATTGTTTCTCTAAGTTTTTTATGGCACCCTGTATAATAGGTTCTACATCTTTGATATTCAACGTTTTGTTGGGGTCTACAAAGGATAATCTAAAAGCGATGCTTTTTTTACCATTCCCAATGGATTCATCTTCGAAAACATCAAAAATATCAATGGCTTGGAGGTTGTTTCCACCTTTTTCTCTAATGGTATACAAAAGGTCTCCTGACTTAACACTGTTATCTACAATTAGAGAAAAATCATATTCGATGGGTGGAAACTTGGGTATGATCTGGTACTTTTTTTGAGCTAATGAAGCATTAATTTTGTGCAAAGCATTGACTGAAAACTCAGCCACAAAGGTAGGTTCTTTAAGATCATAGGTTTTTTTTAGTGACTTATCTACTGGTCGTAATTCCCCTATCCGTTCACCTTTTACCTTATATATCAGGCTTCCATCAACTTCGTCTGTTTTGACTTTACTTATAACTCCGATCTTTGAAAGAAATGCGTTAACTAGAGACTTTAAATCGAAAGGAGTGAAGTTTATCGGACCGCTCGTCCAATGTTCACCAACTTTTAATCCGGAAACTCCAAATAATACATGTGTTTGTTCTTGAATGCCTTCATGGAAGATACCTTGATCGTTTACTTCAAACACATTGCCAATCTCAAAAAAGCGAACGCTATCTTTTTGGCGGTTGAAATTATAAGAAGCAGCTTTTAAGAAACCATGCAGTAAAGAAGGTCTCAGGGTAGTCATATCCTTTGTTAAAGGATTAATGGTACCCACCATTGATTCTAATGATCCAAATTGTTCCGCTTCTTTTTCTGATATAAGTGAGTTCGTGTAGATTTCTCTAAAACCTAATTCCACTGAGGCTTTTCTTATATCGGAATTAAGAATTTCCCAGGTTGAGAATTCCTCGGTAGAAACAAAGATCCCATGGCTAGGAGATTCAATGTTATTGTAATCGAATAATCTCCCTACTTCTTCAATTAGATCAACTTCTCTTTCCAGATCCGGACGAAACGTAGGTATCCTAAATGTTACTTTCTCGTCTGATTTTTCAAGAACCTCTAGTTCAAGACGTTTAACCATTTCAATGGCTTCTTCAATATTCAGGTTTGTACCTAATAGCCTGTTCAGATAACTTTTTCTGAGGGTAAGTTCTTTTGGATCCGTTTTTATCGGATGTACATCTACTATGTTACCCGATATCTGTCCACCAGCAATTTCAACAATTAGATCAGCTGCTCTTTTTGCTGCAAGTGCCTGTAGATTTGGATCTATACCTCGTTCGAAACGATAGGAAGCATCCGTTTGAAGTGTTTGTGCTTTTGCTGTTTTTCGAACGGAAACCAGATCAAAATAAGCACTTTCCAACAGGATTGATGTTGTGGAATCAGATACTTCCGAATCAACCCCGCCCATTACACCGGCTATTGCAACTGGGCCATCTCCGTCACAAATAAAAAGCGTTCCCGGTTCGCATTTTCTTTTTACATGATCGAGGGTTTCAAATTCAACAGTTTTTTCGAACTCTCTTACAATTATTTTTTTGCCTGCTATATTATCGTAATCGAAAGCATGAAGAGGTTGTCCTACTTCATGCATTACATAATTTGTAATGTCTACAATGTTGTTTACAGGTCTTAAACCAATTGCAGTAAGTCGCTGTTTTAGCCAGGTAGGAGATTCTGCTACTTTGGTACCACTGATTACGATCCCTACATATCGATTACACTTTTCAGGAGATAAAATCTGAATATCAATTTCAGAGGAGGAAGTACCTGAATGTATACCTAGTTCTACTTCCGGCTTTTTAAGTTCCAGGTTAAGAGCTGCAGATAAATCTCTAGCAACACCTAGATGACATGTTGCATCTGGGCGATTTGGTGTAATCGCTATATCGATTATTGAGTCGGTATAAAGATCGAATAGTTGATTGATAGGTGTACCGACTTTACTCGAGCTATCCAGAACCATGATTCCTGAATGATCTTTACCAAGGCCTAGTTCATCTTCCGCACAAATCATACCCTGAGATGTTTCTCCCCTAAGCTTTGCTTTTCGAAGGGTTAAAAAACTTCCATCATCAAGCTTAATGGGAAGGGTAGTACCCACAGTAGCTACAGGAACTTTTTGACCTTTAGCTACATTATCAGCTCCACAGACAATTTGAACTTTTTCCTCTCCTATATTAACCTGGCAAACTTTAAGTCGGTCTGCATTAGGGTGTTGTGTTACTTCCAGTACTTCACCAATCACCACACCTTCCAGGTTACTACCAACCTGAAATGTTTCCTCTTCTTCAAGACCGATCAATGTAAGCTTATCGGCTGTTTCAGCAGGGGATAAAGTGAGGTCAATAAATTCTTTTAGCCAGTTGTATGAAATTTTCATGAACCTGAAGGTACTA encodes the following:
- a CDS encoding cell division protein ZapA, with product MKSIKVTILGKQYPLKVEDHEEETMLRICKFVDERFQTYRNQLVKQPESTVMVLAALSIAEELFEVRQNAPSLEQSEEAILERVNARLERLIEDIRS
- a CDS encoding phenylalanine--tRNA ligase subunit beta, which encodes MKISYNWLKEFIDLTLSPAETADKLTLIGLEEEETFQVGSNLEGVVIGEVLEVTQHPNADRLKVCQVNIGEEKVQIVCGADNVAKGQKVPVATVGTTLPIKLDDGSFLTLRKAKLRGETSQGMICAEDELGLGKDHSGIMVLDSSSKVGTPINQLFDLYTDSIIDIAITPNRPDATCHLGVARDLSAALNLELKKPEVELGIHSGTSSSEIDIQILSPEKCNRYVGIVISGTKVAESPTWLKQRLTAIGLRPVNNIVDITNYVMHEVGQPLHAFDYDNIAGKKIIVREFEKTVEFETLDHVKRKCEPGTLFICDGDGPVAIAGVMGGVDSEVSDSTTSILLESAYFDLVSVRKTAKAQTLQTDASYRFERGIDPNLQALAAKRAADLIVEIAGGQISGNIVDVHPIKTDPKELTLRKSYLNRLLGTNLNIEEAIEMVKRLELEVLEKSDEKVTFRIPTFRPDLEREVDLIEEVGRLFDYNNIESPSHGIFVSTEEFSTWEILNSDIRKASVELGFREIYTNSLISEKEAEQFGSLESMVGTINPLTKDMTTLRPSLLHGFLKAASYNFNRQKDSVRFFEIGNVFEVNDQGIFHEGIQEQTHVLFGVSGLKVGEHWTSGPINFTPFDLKSLVNAFLSKIGVISKVKTDEVDGSLIYKVKGERIGELRPVDKSLKKTYDLKEPTFVAEFSVNALHKINASLAQKKYQIIPKFPPIEYDFSLIVDNSVKSGDLLYTIREKGGNNLQAIDIFDVFEDESIGNGKKSIAFRLSFVDPNKTLNIKDVEPIIQGAIKNLEKQFSAKLRG